Proteins from a single region of Gossypium arboreum isolate Shixiya-1 chromosome 1, ASM2569848v2, whole genome shotgun sequence:
- the LOC108481656 gene encoding uncharacterized protein LOC108481656 yields MSVRGTRRRGTRDCGRGRRRAQTGSLLSRNLYNFDTSETPDRGSVMKRLRYNGAEIFKGVAGVAPNVAEYWIEATRRIMDDLDFTTEQKLKGLFLYFVTRHTSGGSRRREFFNLTLGDRLVAEYEAEFLRLSRYTKGMGQFASFDSFAKGRDFSTLVEKAKIAEEVKRTEHQNRDGRKSKGDLEPSSSGMRPKKKARCDGPVRVGPPVAPTRVTLCGHCGRCHPDECWRTIGRCLRCGSTEHRVRDCPLRTNQVQALGSGILQPPRVVQQPYRDRGQARGGNSMGRGQRALDKDIGSTHSYVASNVSKTLGIPVESTSSEVTVVSPLGQCIRVSKLYRDVLLEVQGAVFLVDLMELPFEEFDLILGMDWLVKHRLELGKDFVVYSDASHVGLGCILMQDRKLVAYASRQLKTHEANYPMHDLELAAVIFALKI; encoded by the exons ATGAGCGTACGTGGTACTCGTAGACGGGGTACTAGAGACTGTGGCAGAGGCCGTAGAAGGGCTCAAACGGGGTCCTTATTATCTAGGAATCTGTATAACTTTGATACTAGTGAGACACCG GACCGTGGGTCGGTTATGAAACGGCTTCGGTACAACGGGGCTGAGATTTTCAAGGGTGTCGCTGGAGTCGCCCCTAATGTGGCCGAGTATTGGATAGAGGCCACAAGAagaattatggacgacttggacttcACTACTGAGCAAAAGCTTAAAGGGCTATTTCTCTATTTCGTGACGAGGCATACTAGTGGTGGCTCacg GAGGCGTGAGTTCTTTAATCTTACTCTGGGAGACCGTttagtggccgagtatgaggctgagttcTTGAGATTGAGCCGTTATACGAAAGGCATG ggacaGTTTGCAAGTTTTGATAGCTTCGCAAAGGGACGTGATTTTTCTACTCTAGTAGAGAAGGCGAAGATTGCTGAAGAGGTAAAGCGCACTGAGCACCAAAACCGAGACGGAAGGAAGAGTAAGGGGGATTTGGAGCCCTCGAGTTCGgggatgaggcctaagaaaaaggctaggtGTGATGGGCCAGTGAGAGTTGGGCCTCCGGTTGCACCTACTAGGGTGACATTGTGTGGGCACTGTGGTAGATGCCATCCGGACGAGTGTTGGAGGACTATTGGGAGGTGCTTGAGATGTGGGTCAACTGAGCACCGTGTTCGGGATTGTCCATTGAGAACTAATCAGGTGCAAGCTCTAGGTTCTGGTATTTTACAACCACCGAGAGTAGTTCAGCAGCCATATAGAGACCGAGGTCAAGCCAGGGGCGGTAACAGTATGGGCCGAGGACAGAGAGCACTAGACAAAG acataggctctacacactcaTATGTAGCTAGTAATGTGTCTAAAACCTTGGGGATTCCAGttgagagtacttctagtgaGGTAACCGTGGTGAGCCCGTTAGGGCAGTGTATCCGAGTGAGTAAACTGTATAGAGACGTTTTGTTAGAGGTTCAGGGGGCAGTATTTCTTGTTGATCTGATGGAGCTTCCATTTGAGGAGTTCgacttaattctgggtatggactggctagtCAAGCACCGA CTTGAGCTCGGTAAGGACTTCGTggtatacagtgatgcgtcacatgtgggtctGGGTTGTATTCTGATGCAAGACAGAAAgttggttgcttatgcatctcgtcagctcaAAACTCATGAGGCTAACTATCCGATGcacgatttggagttggcagcagttaTCTTCGCTCtaaaaatctag